The sequence CGCGCGGGGTTCGGCTTACGGAGCTTGGCGAGCAACTGATGCCGCATGTCGAGACCATTATCGAGGCTGCGCAGGAGATGATCGGCAGCGGAAAGCGGCAGGTCATCGAGCCCGACGAGGAGGTCAAGATCGCGGTTGGGCCGCAGATTGCGAGCTATCTGTCGGGTCCGCTCGTGAGCGAGATGAAGCGGATCCACCCGAATATCCGCCTGACCATCGGGGATGCGGTCAGCGACAATATACGCACCGACCTAAAGGAAGGGCGGACGGACCTCGCCATCTTCATGCGCAGCGGCCGGGCGCTGGGCCATGACGACCGCGAGATCGGTTCGGGGGACACCTATCTGGTAGGCTTGCCGACCAGCGAGGCGACGGCGCGCGACACGATACCCTTTTCCAGCCTCGCCGGACTGCCGCTGCTCCTGCCGTCGCAACATACCGAATGGCGGCGCTCGCTCGACGCGACCGCGGCGCGCAAGCGCGTCAATCTAACTGTCGTGGCCGAGGCGAATACGCCGGGCAGCAGGGCGGCGATGGTGCAGGACGGTGTCGGCTATCTGATCCTTCCGATGCTGGCCGGAAATGCCGCCGCCCGGCTCGGCTGGATCGCGGGCGACGTGCATGCAGAGCGCTTGCGGGCCTCGAGGATCGTAGAACCGGCTATCCCGATCAAGCTGGTTGTGAGCATCGGCAGCAACCGCCGCCGCGCGGTGGATCTGGTCGCGGACGTGGTCGACCGGATGCTGCGGGAACTTATCAAGGATCCGGCGGTGGCCGATCAGGGGCAGTAAACCCCCGTCGAGATCGAGCGGGTCGCCGGAACGCGAATGTGAACGAAGGAGCGGGACTTGCAGAGACCGGTTGATCCGAACGACGAGGCGTTGCGCGCGGTAACGCCCGCTTTTTGCGACTATACCCAGCAATTGCTGTTCGAGGAGATTTGGGAACGGCCGGGGTTGTCGAAGCGCGATCGCAGCCTGATCACGATCGCCGCGCTCGTCGCCATGTACCGGCCGGACGAACTGGGCGCACAGCTTGAGCGGGGACTGGATAATGGTCTGCGCCGTGAGGAAATCGCGGAGGCGATGACGCACCTCGCCTTCTATGCAGCCTGGCCCTCCGCCAATTCAGCTGTCTCGAAGCTGATGGAGGTGCTCGATGCGCGTGACCGTGCGAGCAGAGAGGGCTGGCCGGCATGAAGCGTCCCTATGGGGGAAAGGGCGCGGAGCTCGCCAGGGTGGCGCCCGACTTCAACGCATATACCCAATCGATACTCTATGAAGATTTGTGGGAGCGTGGGGGGCTTTCCAGGCGCGACCGTTCGATGATCACGATCGCGGCGTTGATCGCCATGCACCGGCCTGATCAGATGATCGGACACATGCAGACCGGGCTGGAGAACGGCGTGACGCGGGAGGAGCTGGGCGAGATGATCGCGCATCTCGCTTTTTACACCTCATGGCCCAACGCCGGGGTCGCGGCGCGCAAGCTGCTCCGCCTCACGGAACAACTCGATGCCGGCGGCGGCGATTGAAGCATGCCGCCGCCGGTGTTCTGACGGTCAGGGCAAGGCGGGTCCATCGTTCAGCGCCGCCGGCGCATTGAGCTGCGAACCTCCCCGGAAGAGGTTCTCGACGTAGCGGCGCGCGCACAGCCAGCGGTCCTCGCCAGCGTCCCAGCGGTAATTCTCGGTCACCCGACTGATGCGCGTCGGAGGCTCGGAAGGGTGGGGGGGCGTGCCGTCGGCCGCGTACAGCAACATGTACCAGGTCGCGACGGCATGATGTTCGTCCTCGAAATCCGCGCGGAAGTTTAGCACGCCATGCACGGCGGTCCGATCCCCGCGGTCCTCGCGCCAACTGTAGAAGCGCTGAATCGCCTCGCGCCCCACCAGCTTCAGCGGCTCCGCCTCATAAACGGCATCCTCGGCATAGAATTGTGCCGCTTTCCGCCCCCAGTCCGTATCGACGTCGTGCCAGAAATCGGCGATTCCCCGCTCAAGCTCGGCGATCGCAAGCAGTTGCGCTACACGGTCCATGGTCCTGGATTCCCTGGTTCAAGTTTAGGATTTGAGACGATCCGTCCGCTCAGCGGAGCCCACCGAGATATGCGTTCCACAATGCGCCCGTGGCCCAGCCGCAATCGACCACGATGTCAGTCCCGGTGATCCCGGAAGCGCGAGACGAGGCCAGAAACTCGGTTGTCTCGGCGACCTCGCGCGGCTCGACGCAACGGCGTAGCGCCATCTGTTCGTCGAGGTTCGCGGGATAGCGATCGCCTTTGGCCTTCAATCCCCGTATCCGCGGGACCAGCACGATGCCCGGCGAGACGCTGTTGACCCGTACGCCACGGCCGCCCCACTCACCGGCAAAGCACTTTGTCATGTTGACGATCGCGGCCTTGCCGGGTCCGTAAATATTGTTG is a genomic window of Sphingomonas sp. containing:
- a CDS encoding carboxymuconolactone decarboxylase family protein is translated as MKRPYGGKGAELARVAPDFNAYTQSILYEDLWERGGLSRRDRSMITIAALIAMHRPDQMIGHMQTGLENGVTREELGEMIAHLAFYTSWPNAGVAARKLLRLTEQLDAGGGD
- a CDS encoding carboxymuconolactone decarboxylase family protein, whose amino-acid sequence is MQRPVDPNDEALRAVTPAFCDYTQQLLFEEIWERPGLSKRDRSLITIAALVAMYRPDELGAQLERGLDNGLRREEIAEAMTHLAFYAAWPSANSAVSKLMEVLDARDRASREGWPA
- a CDS encoding nuclear transport factor 2 family protein — encoded protein: MDRVAQLLAIAELERGIADFWHDVDTDWGRKAAQFYAEDAVYEAEPLKLVGREAIQRFYSWREDRGDRTAVHGVLNFRADFEDEHHAVATWYMLLYAADGTPPHPSEPPTRISRVTENYRWDAGEDRWLCARRYVENLFRGGSQLNAPAALNDGPALP
- a CDS encoding LysR family transcriptional regulator, coding for MVKLILETGSLYQTALRLNCAQSVVSRQLASLEYECGGRLFHRNARGVRLTELGEQLMPHVETIIEAAQEMIGSGKRQVIEPDEEVKIAVGPQIASYLSGPLVSEMKRIHPNIRLTIGDAVSDNIRTDLKEGRTDLAIFMRSGRALGHDDREIGSGDTYLVGLPTSEATARDTIPFSSLAGLPLLLPSQHTEWRRSLDATAARKRVNLTVVAEANTPGSRAAMVQDGVGYLILPMLAGNAAARLGWIAGDVHAERLRASRIVEPAIPIKLVVSIGSNRRRAVDLVADVVDRMLRELIKDPAVADQGQ